Proteins encoded by one window of Deinococcus metalli:
- a CDS encoding HNH endonuclease signature motif containing protein — MRPLRYVRQLARLPGWGVLTVCARLGRPRVRVWYARTLNRETGRMEYVHRQVAEQLLGRTLRPGEVVHHVNGNRQDNRPENLRVLPSQRHHMVLEHLERRAKAGAVPLFSLGELAGLQDFH, encoded by the coding sequence ATGCGCCCGCTCCGCTACGTTCGGCAACTCGCCCGCCTGCCCGGCTGGGGCGTGTTGACGGTGTGCGCGCGGCTGGGGCGTCCGCGCGTCCGGGTGTGGTACGCCCGAACCCTGAACCGGGAGACCGGCCGCATGGAGTACGTGCACCGGCAGGTCGCCGAGCAGCTTCTTGGCCGCACGCTGCGGCCCGGCGAAGTGGTGCACCACGTCAACGGCAACCGGCAGGACAACCGGCCGGAGAATCTGCGGGTGTTGCCTTCCCAGCGGCACCACATGGTGCTCGAACACCTGGAGCGCAGGGCCAAGGCGGGCGCCGTGCCGTTGTTCTCCCTGGGTGAACTGGCTGGGCTTCAGGACTTTCACTGA
- a CDS encoding AAA family ATPase — MTPALRAVNVAEDLEKLLAFLPRGVQQILQDDLPCIEEIKLRVLRPMWVLVDGQYRTYPYVTSLHDLAFLGAKCGTFRDDNRRGIDGTGHRITRVMMADGTPEGAPIGYTFRVGRYFEGMAEPLRPFIVEDPSLLIIGEAGVGKTTILRSSAKIAAEYQPMQTVIVDTSGDVAGDGQVPHPGIGDVDVMPVRSKALQAQLIEEAVKNQNVRVLIVDEINRQAEAETIAGGQRSGARLMGTTHGRSVKRVSENANLAPLFHPEPVFYWMALIRERGVVEMMKATEALEAVAKGREPEGTIVRLGKGI; from the coding sequence GTGACCCCCGCACTGAGGGCCGTCAACGTCGCCGAGGATCTGGAGAAGCTGTTGGCCTTTCTCCCGAGGGGCGTGCAGCAGATCCTTCAAGATGATCTGCCCTGCATCGAGGAGATCAAGCTGCGCGTCCTCCGGCCAATGTGGGTGCTGGTGGACGGCCAGTACCGTACATACCCCTACGTCACCAGCCTGCACGACTTGGCCTTTCTGGGAGCCAAGTGCGGCACCTTCCGCGACGACAACCGGCGCGGCATTGACGGAACCGGCCACCGCATCACGCGCGTGATGATGGCGGACGGCACACCGGAGGGTGCGCCCATCGGGTACACGTTCCGCGTGGGCCGCTACTTCGAGGGCATGGCCGAACCCCTGCGGCCGTTCATTGTGGAAGATCCCAGCCTCCTGATCATCGGGGAGGCCGGGGTGGGGAAAACGACCATCCTGCGCTCCTCGGCCAAGATCGCCGCCGAGTATCAGCCCATGCAGACGGTCATCGTGGATACATCGGGTGATGTGGCCGGCGACGGCCAGGTGCCGCACCCGGGCATTGGGGACGTGGACGTGATGCCGGTGCGGTCGAAGGCCCTGCAAGCGCAGCTCATCGAGGAAGCGGTCAAGAACCAGAACGTGCGCGTCCTGATCGTGGACGAAATCAACCGCCAGGCCGAGGCGGAAACGATTGCGGGCGGCCAGCGGAGCGGCGCCCGCCTCATGGGCACCACCCACGGCCGCAGTGTGAAGCGCGTCAGTGAGAACGCCAACCTCGCGCCCCTCTTCCACCCGGAGCCCGTGTTCTACTGGATGGCGCTGATCCGCGAACGCGGCGTCGTGGAGATGATGAAGGCCACCGAGGCGTTAGAGGCGGTGGCCAAGGGACGCGAACCCGAGGGCACCATTGTCCGGCTCGGGAAGGGAATCTGA
- a CDS encoding VirB4 family type IV secretion system protein: MSAINDTQPYWEIVPDSLDPHDKTGPASSLLNDGMFEVGVRIRPPSRLLMSEHVLNGRHYDLKAVLKLAVPVGERARIYVMKLPARREDLAAVTTVGRRRNEVAAFLVNKKMALLDDRRKKGRLKRWEFFVTLSVRPPLPFNRDNEPSEADLRAAVQRAQSRRRDLINRLRNAGYQAEPMNAQDIKDAAYYYNTPDAMGGPSPEVVLDEASRLKNMPVIEGQPDPLTVCRQIMQSPLHVEDKAYLVNGSTLVYAVSLHDLPRYTEFGLFQEVAENIVSGNMVFCIEYQHLDPQNELEKMETAKRGLYSSVNSEKYAPSASALQRHKEVNETLEHVYDSKDDFYTVGVSVLLFAKNQENMTEMLNEATSAFARFQASRPIMHGWQSIAVYEACAPFNGRRTEFPFKVVESNAVGFMPPIAPFPGIGKPTIVYRNAADGLTVFDPFAAGTSASHFIVIAPTGWGKTFNVVSQLNGLVDHYNPWVTIIDRKNDLKDWVLGIGGLHIVMGGKTDTYLNPLDLPPGEKVPDAGKLLFLLTLVRNFAPPGRDERVNGEEDTIIEEAFKLTYMAHSQEDEPPIMSDVRDLLETMSQYSDGRSMSADQRGMARSLATRLRRFLGDSDWGQLIDRRTSENAKKPARQVYYDLSSIGPTDEKRRKIAMHIISDRVLHTAKLAPEGDWKICFIDEMTQQIKTQTDRNYISEWLRLGRSYGLAVGGAMQLPSDTQYMPELNESFNFIWLGKIGKPGDAVLNLDLPETIADAVGKLTKVDGEYADWLLVYRPEDGDPDGEIVRVEESREFFWLQSSKKEHRRLRKAAIGRRGGDIMGAVEDLAAGNYPELPPEDEDDVPQAADGAGDGEEEAAFLRGGAQDHQEVVHA; this comes from the coding sequence GTGTCCGCAATCAACGACACGCAACCCTACTGGGAGATCGTACCCGACTCGCTGGATCCCCACGACAAGACCGGCCCGGCCAGTTCGCTGCTCAATGACGGCATGTTCGAAGTGGGCGTGCGCATTCGTCCGCCGTCGCGGCTGCTGATGAGTGAACACGTGCTGAACGGTCGCCACTATGACTTGAAGGCCGTGCTCAAGCTCGCTGTGCCTGTCGGTGAGCGGGCTCGCATCTACGTGATGAAGCTCCCCGCACGCCGCGAAGACCTGGCCGCCGTCACCACCGTGGGCCGCCGCCGCAATGAAGTGGCGGCCTTTCTGGTGAACAAGAAGATGGCCTTGCTGGACGACCGCCGCAAGAAAGGACGCCTGAAGCGCTGGGAATTCTTCGTGACCCTCTCGGTGCGTCCGCCTCTGCCGTTCAATCGTGACAACGAGCCGAGCGAGGCCGACCTGCGCGCCGCCGTCCAGCGCGCCCAGAGTCGCCGGCGCGACCTGATCAACCGCCTGCGGAACGCGGGCTACCAGGCCGAGCCGATGAACGCCCAAGACATCAAGGACGCCGCCTACTACTACAACACCCCCGACGCCATGGGCGGGCCGAGCCCCGAGGTGGTGCTGGATGAGGCCTCGCGCCTGAAGAACATGCCGGTGATCGAGGGTCAGCCTGACCCCCTCACCGTCTGTCGCCAGATCATGCAATCGCCCCTGCACGTCGAGGACAAGGCGTATCTCGTGAACGGCAGCACCCTTGTGTACGCCGTGAGCCTGCACGACCTGCCCCGGTACACCGAGTTCGGGCTGTTCCAAGAAGTCGCAGAGAATATCGTCAGCGGCAACATGGTCTTTTGCATCGAGTACCAGCACCTTGACCCGCAAAACGAGCTGGAAAAGATGGAGACCGCCAAGCGTGGGCTGTACAGCAGCGTCAATAGCGAGAAGTACGCGCCGAGCGCCAGCGCCCTCCAGCGTCACAAGGAGGTCAACGAGACGTTGGAACACGTCTACGACAGCAAGGACGACTTCTACACCGTGGGCGTGAGTGTGCTCCTGTTCGCCAAGAACCAGGAGAACATGACCGAGATGCTGAACGAGGCCACGAGCGCCTTTGCACGCTTCCAGGCCAGCCGCCCGATCATGCACGGGTGGCAGAGCATCGCCGTGTACGAGGCCTGCGCGCCCTTCAACGGCCGCCGCACGGAGTTTCCCTTCAAGGTGGTCGAGAGCAACGCCGTCGGCTTCATGCCGCCCATCGCGCCGTTCCCGGGCATCGGCAAGCCCACCATCGTCTACCGCAACGCGGCGGACGGCCTGACGGTGTTCGATCCGTTTGCAGCCGGCACCAGCGCCAGCCATTTCATCGTGATTGCTCCCACTGGGTGGGGCAAAACCTTCAATGTCGTCTCTCAGCTCAACGGCTTGGTGGATCATTACAATCCCTGGGTCACGATCATTGACCGCAAGAATGACCTCAAGGACTGGGTGCTGGGCATCGGCGGGCTGCACATCGTTATGGGCGGCAAGACTGACACCTACCTCAACCCCTTGGATCTGCCGCCTGGCGAGAAGGTGCCCGACGCGGGCAAGCTGCTGTTCTTGCTGACGCTGGTGCGCAACTTCGCCCCTCCAGGGCGTGACGAGCGCGTGAACGGCGAGGAAGACACCATCATCGAGGAGGCCTTCAAGCTGACCTACATGGCCCACTCGCAGGAGGACGAGCCGCCCATCATGTCGGACGTCCGCGACCTGCTGGAAACCATGTCGCAGTACAGTGACGGCCGCTCAATGAGTGCCGACCAGCGGGGGATGGCCAGGTCGCTCGCCACCCGCCTGCGCCGCTTCCTGGGCGATTCCGACTGGGGCCAGCTGATTGACCGCCGCACGTCCGAGAACGCGAAGAAGCCTGCCCGGCAGGTCTACTACGATCTGAGCAGCATCGGCCCGACTGACGAGAAGCGGCGCAAGATCGCCATGCACATCATCTCCGACCGCGTACTGCACACCGCCAAGCTCGCGCCGGAGGGAGACTGGAAAATCTGCTTCATTGACGAAATGACCCAGCAGATCAAGACGCAGACCGACCGCAACTACATCAGCGAGTGGCTGCGTCTGGGCCGCTCCTATGGCCTCGCGGTGGGCGGCGCCATGCAGCTGCCCAGCGACACCCAGTACATGCCCGAGTTGAACGAGAGTTTCAACTTTATCTGGCTGGGCAAGATCGGCAAGCCAGGGGACGCTGTTCTGAACCTGGACTTGCCGGAGACCATCGCAGACGCCGTGGGCAAACTGACCAAAGTGGACGGCGAGTACGCCGACTGGCTGTTGGTGTACCGGCCCGAGGACGGCGATCCGGACGGCGAGATCGTGCGCGTCGAGGAGAGCCGCGAGTTCTTCTGGCTCCAGTCGTCCAAAAAAGAGCACCGACGCCTGCGCAAAGCGGCCATTGGGCGTCGGGGCGGGGACATTATGGGTGCCGTCGAGGATCTGGCCGCCGGGAACTACCCGGAGCTGCCGCCTGAAGACGAGGACGATGTGCCACAGGCCGCGGACGGCGCTGGAGACGGCGAAGAAGAGGCCGCGTTTCTACGAGGCGGCGCTCAAGACCACCAGGAGGTGGTGCACGCATGA